Proteins from a single region of Trichoderma asperellum chromosome 3, complete sequence:
- a CDS encoding uncharacterized protein (EggNog:ENOG41) — MGLKDRFKKKFKRETPTNRSSNQNNTVKLGDAQENETAQRPKVRIEDTPISELWNVAYENLREEDGALIAEYEKSFQRNIAAGLRESLHLKPNMRDQLRTVLEERMNEVSKKASKLGKTEVPATEAVQLILKIVDSANDYISSAASANPYTSIAWTGVSLMLPLLMNPSKQRDSLAKALGDIASLITQSIMREEFYKECYKPGSSSHETFRLSHGQYMVALESLYRQILKFQVISCCYYSKNSAFRLGLDAVKWNDWRQLLAEVHEKNNSFIAVENIMRDIRLHEERKAADDRQQAALHSFSAMNMELSKANKIKEAEGYTKLLRWLCDIDPSSMYNAARDKHEAGTCGWLVQDSDEFKAWEEGKSSLLWLHGKGMSSVFAYLNGNSLSAEKSG; from the exons ATGGGGCTAAAAGACCGGTTTAAGAAAAAATTCAAAAGAGAGACGCCGACTAATAGATCCAGTAATCAAAACAATACTGTCAAGTTGGGCGATGCCCAAGAAAATGAAACGGCTCAAAGGCCCAAAGTTCGAATAGAAGATACGCCAATCAGCGAGCTTTGGAACGTGGCATATGAAAACCTACGAGAGGAGGACGGTGCTCTTATCGCCGAGTATGAGAAGAGCTTCCAGCGCAACATCGCCGCCGGATTGAGGGAAAGCCTCCATCTGAAGCCAAATATGAGAGACCAGCTGCGAACAGTCTTGGAAGAGAGAATGAACGAAGTCAGCAAAAAAGCATCAAAGCTTGGCAAAACTGAGGTCCCGGCAACAGAGGCTGTGCAGCTCATTCTAAAGATTGTAGATTCGGCCAACGACTACATCAGTAGTGCCGCGAGCGCCAACCCATACACCTCGATTGCGTGGACTGGCGTCAGCCTTATGCTTCCA CTTTTGATGAACCCATCCAAGCAAAGGGACTCTTTAGCGAAAGCGTTGGGGGACATTGCATCTCTTATCACGCAGAGTATAATGAGAGAAGAGTTTTACAAAGAGTGTTATAAACCAGGCTCGAGCAGTCATGAAACATTCCGACTATCGCACGGCCAATACATGGTCGCCTTAGAGAGCCTTTATAGgcaaattttaaaatttcaAGTCATAAGCTGTTGCTACTACTCCAAAAACTCAGCTTTCCGTCTCGGTCTTGATGCTGTTAAATGGAATGATTGGCGTCAACTGCTCGCTGAGGTTCATGAAAAGAATAACAGTTTCATCGCTGTTGAAAACATCATGCGGGACATACGGCTCCACGAGGAACGCAAGGCTGCTGACGATCGGCAGCAAGCAGCTCTACATTCCTTTTCTGCTATGAATATGGAACTATCCAAGGCTAACAAAATCAAGGAAGCTGAAGGGTACACTAAACTACTGCGCTGGCTTTGCGATATCGACCCGTCCTCGATGTACAATGCTGCGCGCGATAAGCATGAGGCTGGCACATGTGGATGGCTAGTACAAGATAGTGATGAGTTCAAGGCTTGGGAAGAAGGCAAGAGCTCGTTATTGTGGCTTCACGGCAAAGGCATGTCTAGTGTTTTTGCTTATTTGAATGGCAACAGTTTATCTGCTGAGAAGAGTGGCTAA